In one window of Helianthus annuus cultivar XRQ/B chromosome 17, HanXRQr2.0-SUNRISE, whole genome shotgun sequence DNA:
- the LOC110926099 gene encoding probable polyol transporter 4: MGVQENGSGDVGLSNVPLGSKNKYRRMDSELNDYSDDDLEVVPYKQTQQERSSSTRKYVFACAVFASLNNVLLGYDVGVMSGAIIFIQEDLKITEFQEEILVGILSVISLLGSLGGGRASDALGRKWTMGIAAIVFQLGALIMTLAPSFQVLMIGRLLAGVGIGFGVMIAPVYIAEISPTISRGSFTSFPEIFINLGILLGYVSNYAFSGFDAHINWRIMLAVGILPSVFIAFALCIIPESPRWLVMQNRIDEARSVLLKTIDVEAEVEERLSEILKAAGIGTEAGETQEEKAVWRELLNPSPSLRRMLITGFGIQCFQQITGIDATVYYSPEILQTAGIEEKSRLLAATVAVGVTKTAFILVAILLIDKVGRKPLLYVSTIGMTVCLCGLAISLSVFKGSSLGIALAILSICGNVAFFSIGIGPVCWVITSEIFPLRLRAQASALGAVGNRVCSGVVAMSFLSVSRAISMAGTFFIFTVISGVSVAFVYKLVPETKGKSLEQIELLFQKDRNWQEEEVEMSDTQQLVQQKNASVDI, from the exons ATGGGTGTGCAAGAAAATGGGAGTGGGGATGTTGGTCTTTCTAACGTTCCTCTTGGGTCGAAAAACAAGTACAGAAGAATGGATTCTGAGCTGAATGATTACAGTGATGATGATTTGGAAGTTGTACCGTACAAGCAGACACAGCAGGAAAGGAGCTCAAGTACGAGGAAGTATGTGTTTGCGTGTGCTGTCTTTGCATCTCTCAACAATGTTCTTCTTGGTTATG ATGTGGGTGTTATGAGTGGAGCAATTATATTCATCCAAGAAGATCTAAAGATCACCGAGTTTCAAGAAGAAATACTCGTCGGAATCTTGAGTGTCATCTCGCTTTTGGGTAGTCTAGGGGGCGGCCGGGCCTCAGATGCCCTCGGTCGAAAATGGACAATGGGAATAGCTGCAATTGTGTTTCAACTTGGTGCACTTATAATGACATTAGCTCCCAGCTTCCAGGTTCTCATGATCGGTCGTCTTCTGGCGGGTGTCGGGATTGGCTTTGGTGTCATGATCGCTCCGGTCTATATCGCGGAGATCTCGCCCACGATATCTCGGGGATCCTTCACTTCATTTCCTGAAATATTTATAAATCTTGGCATTTTGTTAGGGTATGTGTCGAATTATGCGTTTTCGGGCTTTGATGCACACATAAACTGGCGAATAATGCTCGCGGTCGGGATCCTTCCATCCGTGTTTATAGCGTTTGCCTTGTGCATCATCCCGGAATCTCCTAGATGGCTTGTGATGCAAAACAGAATCGATGAAGCGAGATCTGTGTTGCTGAAAACGATTGATGTTGAAGCTGAGGTCGAGGAGAGACTGTCCGAAATTCTGAAGGCTGCTGGAATAGGAACCGAAGCCGGAGAGACTCAAGAAGAGAAAGCTGTTTGGAGGGAGTTACTGAATCCATCTCCTTCACTAAGAAGAATGCTGATCACCGGATTCGGAATCCAATGTTTCCAACAAATCACTGGAATCGACGCGACTGTATACTACAGTCCCGAGATTCTCCAGACCGCGGGAATTGAAGAAAAGTCAAGACTCTTGGCTGCAACAGTGGCTGTTGGGGTGACGAAAACCGCATTTATTTTGGTAGCGATTTTGCTAATCGATAAAGTCGGGAGAAAACCATTACTGTACGTGAGCACAATCGGAATGACCGTTTGTTTATGTGGGTTGGCCATCAGTCTATCGGTTTTCAAAGGATCATCTCTCGGGATAGCATTGGCGATTCTGTCAATATGTGGGAATGTAGCCTTCTTTTCAATAGGAATCGGGCCGGTTTGTTGGGTTATCACATCGGAAATCTTTCCATTACGCCTTCGGGCTCAAGCATCGGCATTGGGGGCAGTAGGGAACAGGGTATGCAGTGGAGTGGTGGCAATGTCATTCCTATCCGTTTCTCGAGCGATTTCAATGGCTGGGACCTTTTTCATTTTCACGGTGATCTCCGGGGTTTCGGTTGCTTTCGTTTACAAGCTGGTACCAGAGACGAAAGGGAAGTCGTTGGAACAAATTGAGTTGCTGTTCCAAAAGGATCGGAACTGGCAAGAAGAGGAAGTTGAGATGTCGGATACTCAACAGTTGGTGCAGCAGAAAAACGCGTCGGTTGACATTTGA